The Shewanella algae DNA segment TGGCCTCGGCATTGGCCCAGTGCAAGAGCAGCCCCTGGCGCAAGTTATATGTATCGCTGTCCCATGATAAGCAGGTGCTTAACCTCACCTTGAGAGGCGAGTATCTGGGACAATCCGTGGTGCGTAATCTCAAGATCAGCGATGGCCGTCAGGTGAAGGCATTTGTGAGCGTACCTTGGCTCAAGGAGGTTGATCTCTGTGGCTAGACGTTGGCTTTGGATGATAAATCTGCTGATCCTGATCTTTCTGCTCGGCTGTTTGCTGGTGATCTATCGTTTCAGCCAGACAGCGCCCGCTTTGGCGCTTAACTGCAGCTCCGAGCTCTACGACCGGCAGTTGAACGAGGGCGAAGATGCGCAGCACTACCTGCTGCTGGATCTGCAGACCAAAGGCAAGCGAGCCCTGGTCAACTATCGTTACTTCAACATGGATGGCACCCCCGCCGGCAGTATCTTGATGCAGGGGCAACTGGCTTCGGAAGAAGCCGGCCGTTATCAAATTCTGGTCACGGACAAACAGGAACTCTCCGGCAAGGGTGCAAGGCCCGCCCACATGCAATATCTCTCCTATATTTCCAGTTTCAACCTCAGCAACGAAGGCCTGCATCATTTGGCACTGGAGATCCTCGATGCCGATGAAGCCAAAGACTATGCTATTGTGTTATTCCAACCGAGCAACACAGTATGTGGCTGTCGCCTGATCCACTGACCGCTGAATTTTTGCTGACGATTTCACCATTTCCACTCAGTTAACGCCGGTGCGCTATCCCATTCCCGTGTTGCTTGGGCTATAGTCAGGATCTTTCATCAATTCATTGATAGTGTTCCATTATTGTGTCCAAACTACGTATCAAGCAGGAAGAAAATCTATCCATCAAGTTCAGCCATCTGATGGATGTCGGGGAGCAGCGCAAGCTGGATCTCTACTTTTCCCTGCCCAAGGAGATGGGCATAGGGCCGCAGAGCCTGAATGAAGAGGAATACTACTTCAGCGCCATTCTCGGTCGGCGTTCCTACTACTCGGATGGCCTGCATCTGCCCTTGGTGCAATCCAGGTTTGTGAGTCAGAAGAAGCGTACCGTTGAAGAGTTTCGTCTCTATCTGAACCTGTTTGCCTACCAGTTTGTGGTGGCGATGGAGAACGATGCCAAAGAGATTTCGCGGCAATCCGAGCCGGAAAACTTCTATCCCTTGCTGGAGGAGTTAACCGAGCAGACAGCGATTTTGCTGAAGAAGTTTCGCCGCAACGAACCGGCCGATGCCAAATGGAAGCACTATTTCGAGAATGCCGATAACTATCTATCCTGGTTCTGTGAACAGCAACTGCTGAAGCTGCTGGCCCATGGCCCCAGAAACAGCGACTTCAGCCATATCTCGGACAAGGTGATCACCCTCTGCCGGGTAGAAAATAACTATCGGGCGGAGCGGCACTACAATTCGGCGCAGACCCTGCAGGATCCCAATCGCATTGCCAACAAGATGTTGCTGCTCAGAAGGCTTATTCAGCAAGGGGTGGTACTCAAAGAGGAGATCAAACCTCTGGGCACAGGGCTCAAGAAGCTGACCACAGGATTGGCTACGGCCCTGGTAATGTTGGTGGTGTCGGCGCTGATCATCAAGGCCCAGGGGGTATTCAGCGGTGTGACCCTGGTATTGGTGCTGGTACTGGCGCTGATTTACGGTGCGCGGGAGATCTTTAAAGACGATGTGCGCAATGCCCTGTGGCGTTATATCCAGCGGGGACGACCGCGCTGGAGCCGGATATTGAGAGACACCACCAACCAGAAGTTCATTGCTAAGCAGCTGGTTTGGCTTGAATTTATGCGCAGCCAGGATCTTCCCAAAGATGTCAAAGAGATCCTCAGGCGGCGCCACAGCCAAAATAAGGTCGATGCCGAAATTCTTCACTATGGCATTCAGACCAAGGTGGCAGATACCGAGTTTCTTTCCGGTTACAATACGCTGCAGGAACAGGTGGTGTTCAGCTTAGTACCCTTTGCCCGCTACCTGGAGCGCGGCAAGGCCAAAATTTACACCGAAACCGATGGCAGGATCAGCAATGAGTCGGTGGAGCGGCGCTATCAGATAAACCTGGTGGCTGCCCTCAAAGAGGGCAAGCAGGCGCCGCGCTATGCCAGATACAAGATCACTATGAACCGATCACAGATAGTGGATGTCAGCCCCAGCGATATTCCGGATTCACTGCCGGGAATTGAGGACCTGCCCTATGATTCAGAGGTCAAGGCCAGTGGAGAGTCCAGACGCAGCAAGGAAGATCGCGCCGAATCCAAGACTATGGCGGAAGAGGAACATCAGGCTAATCTGGCGGCCGTGACTCAGGCCGCCGATCTTCTGTCTGAGCTGCAACCCGGCGGGAAGGAAGATAAAACCATCTCCTCCCGGGCAAGCGAGCCTAAAAACGGTGAAGGCAGTCAACCCTGACGGCCTTCATCGTGAAACTGCTCAGGAACGTCCCACAGAGGAAAAGGCCAATCCCAGCCCCAGGCTGACCAAAACGCCGCCTATGGCGCGTTCAACCCAGTGGCGACAACGGGCCACGGAGCGACGGGCAGCTTGCGAGGAAAACAATAAAGCCACCAATGAAAACCACACCAGGTGGGCGGCTGACATAAAGGCGCCATAACCTATTTGGGTCAGAGTGCTGGTCTGGGGATCGATAACCTGGGTAAAGAGTGCTACCACAAACAATGTCGTCTTGGGATTGAGGGCATTGGTCAGAAACCCACTCTTGAGTGCCGCCCAATCGGAAATCACTTCCTGGGTCTGCAATTCAGATGCTTCAACCGCCTTGCTTCTGAGCATGGTGATGCCGAGATAAATCAGATAAGCCGCACCGGCAAACTTGATCAGGCTGAACAGCCACAGTGATTGGGAGATCAGCAGTCCGATACCGGCAATGGAGTAGAGCACATGTACCCATACGCCCAGTGATATACCGGCACCCGTCATCAGACCGGCCCGGCGTCCGAGTACCATGCTATTGCGGGATACCATGGCAAAATCAGCCCCAGGGCTGATAACGGCCAACATAGTGATACTGGCGACGGCGAAGAGTTCTAGCATGATGTCTCCTGAAATGAGTGATGAGTATGGCTGTCTATTTCCCGGGTGGTGATTGGGGGCAGGGCCAATAAGCCGCTTAGTTTAGCAATAAATCA contains these protein-coding regions:
- a CDS encoding LysE family translocator encodes the protein MLELFAVASITMLAVISPGADFAMVSRNSMVLGRRAGLMTGAGISLGVWVHVLYSIAGIGLLISQSLWLFSLIKFAGAAYLIYLGITMLRSKAVEASELQTQEVISDWAALKSGFLTNALNPKTTLFVVALFTQVIDPQTSTLTQIGYGAFMSAAHLVWFSLVALLFSSQAARRSVARCRHWVERAIGGVLVSLGLGLAFSSVGRS